A window from Cryptomeria japonica chromosome 1, Sugi_1.0, whole genome shotgun sequence encodes these proteins:
- the LOC131071202 gene encoding probable methyltransferase PMT26 translates to MAFGKNARKEKHSFSCFSTTTIVVFVAFCLIGVWMMMSSSLVPAQRVTLLVMGSNSEVKEKSNGSQTFEESPGDLTDDAIKGDDSASIQKAEKTSENTDESAEESREQFGEVKKSEVSNSNNKDIEQMTANENKEVNENIIEKLDDKFGNWDNKMIDDGQAEKQDDAASESGNSQTKEENVKDLKLPESLPNGAGNELLKENQIEPGNWATQTTESKIEQADEVINHEKKSEKEPKELEKVDKEQSSGDAGYKYSWKVCNVSAGPDYIPCLDNEVAIRQLHSTGHYEHRERHCPEDPPTCLVPLPEGYKKPIKWPKSRDMIWYNNVPHTKLAIVKKHQNWLRVSGKYLTFPGGGTQFKNGALHYIDFIQEIVPDIAWGKHSRVVLDVGCGVASLGGFLFERDVLTMSFAPKDEHEAQVQLALERGIPAISAVMGTQRLPFPSVVFDIVHCARCRVPWHADGGRLLLELDRVLRPGGYFVWSATPVYQKLAEDVGIWKAMSALTKSMCWNLVEKKKDRVNAVGIAIYQKPTSNTCYELRRNQEPPLCEESDDPNAAWYVPLKSCMHKVPTGDGERERGTEWPEEWPQRLDKAPYWLNNERAGVYGKQAAMDFISDSEHWKRVVFKSYLNKMGIDWSSVRNVMDMKAVYGGFAAALAGKKLWVMNVVPIDSPDTLPIIYDRGLIGIHHDWCQSFSTYPRTYDLLHADHLFSKLKQRCPLVPVMAEIDRILRPGGSAIFRDKIETINELEGMVISMHWEVRFTYSQDQEGILRAQKTMWRPTSS, encoded by the exons ATGGCATTTGGGAAGAATGCGCGGAAGGAAAAAcattctttttcttgtttttctacAACAACAATTGTTGTTTTTGTGGCATTCTGCTTGATTGGAGTCTGGATGATGATGTCCTCATCTTTGGTGCCAGCACAGAGAGTGACTTTGCTTGTTATGGGTAGTAACTCAGAAGTGAAGGAGAAATCAAATGGTTCTCAGACCTTTGAAGAAAGTCCAGGAGATCTAACAGATGATGCGATCAAAGGAGATGATAGTGCTTCTATCCAGAAGGCTGAAAAGACATCAGAGAACACTGATGAATCAGCAGAAGAATCCAGAGAGCAATTTGGGGAAGTAAAAAAAAGCGAAGTAAGTAATAGCAATAACAAGGACATTGAACAGATGACGGCAAATGAGAATAAAGAGGTCAATGAAAACATTATTGAGAAACTAGATGATAAATTTGGGAATTGGGACAATAAaatgattgatgatggtcaagcggAAAAGCAAGATGATGCTGCCAGTGAAAGTGGGAATAGCCAAACAAAAGAAGAGAATGTCAAAGATTTGAAATTGCCTGAATCATTGCCTAATGGTGCCGGAAATGAGCTTTTGAAGGAAAACCAAATAGAACCTGGAAACTGGGCAACACAAACAACTGAATCAAAGATAGAACAAGCTGATGAGGTAATCAATCATGAGAAGAAGAGTGAAAAAGAGCCAAAGGAATTAGAGAAAGTAGATAAAGAACAGAGTAGTGGAGATGCTGGATACAAGTACAGCTGGAAAGTTTGCAATGTTTCAGCTGGTCCAGATTACATTCCCTGTCTAGATAATGAAGTGGCTATTAGACAGCTTCACAGTACTGGACACTATGAGCATCGGGAACGACATTGCCCTGAAGATCCCCCTACATGTCTTGTTCCTCTCCCTGAAGGGTACAAAAAGCCAATAAAATGGCCCAAAAGCAGAGATATG ATATGGTACAACAATGTTCCCCACACCAAGCTTGCAATTGTCAAAAAGCATCAAAACTGGCTGAGGGTATCAGGGAAATATCTTACTTTCCCTGGTGGTGGAACTCAATTCAAAAATGGAGCTCTTCATTACATTGATTTTATTCAAGAG ATTGTACCTGACATTGCATGGGGTAAGCATAGTCGGGTAGTGTTGGATGTTGGCTGTGGTGTTGCCAGTTTAGGAGGATttctctttgaaagagatgttttaACTATGTCCTTTGCACCGAAGGATGAGCATGAAGCACAAGTTCAGCTTGCTCTGGAACGAGGAATCCCTGCAATATCTGCAGTCATGGGCACCCAAAGGCTTCCCTTTCCAAGTGTTGTCTTTGATATTGTGCATTGTGCCAGATGCAGGGTCCCATGGCATGCTGATG GTGGCAGGCTTCTTTTGGAGTTAGATCGTGTTTTAAGACCTGGGGGCTACTTTGTATGGTCAGCCACTCCTGTTTATCAAAAACTAGCTGAGGATGTTGGTATCTGGAAAG CTATGTCGGCTTTAACGAAATCCATGTGTTGGAATCTTGTTGAAAAGAAAAAGGATAGAGTGAATGCAGTAGGTATTGCTATCTATCAGAAACCGACGTCTAACACTTGCTATGAACTAAGAAGGAACCAAGAACCTCCTTTGTGTGAAGAGAGTGATGACCCCAATGCAGCATG GTATGTTCCTCTGAAGAGCTGCATGCATAAGGTGCCAACTGGTGATGGTGAGCGTGAGCGTGGGACTGAATGGCCAGAAGAATGGCCTCAAAGGCTTGACAAAGCTCCATATTGGTTGAACAATGAACGAGCTGGAGTATATGGCAAACAAGCAGCAATGGATTTCATATCAGATTCTGAACATTGGAAACGAGTTGTTTTTAAGTCTTATCTCAATAAAATGGGAATTGACTGGTCTAGTGTTCGGAATGTTATGGATATGAAAGCAGTCTATGGGGG ATTTGCAGCTGCTTTGGCAGGAAAGAAGCTTTGGGTAATGAATGTTGTGCCAATAGATTCCCCTGATACACTTCCTATTATCTATGACCGTGGTCTTATTGGTATTCATCACGACTGGTGTCAATCTTTCAGCACTTATCCTAGGACATATGATCTCTTGCATGCGGATCACCTCTTCTCCAAGCTTAAGCAAAG GTGTCCACTGGTTCCTGTAATGGCAGAAATTGATAGAATATTAAGGCCAGGGGGTTCTGCTATTTTTCGAGATAAAATAGAGACAATAAATGAATTGGAAGGCATGGTAATTTCAATGCATTGGGAAGTTAGATTTACCTATTCACAAGATCAGGAAGGGATACTCCGTGCACAGAAGACTATGTGGCGCCCAACATCCTCCTAA